GAATCCCTTCACTGCCGGTGAGAGGATAGATATGATAACTGAGGTGCTTGATTCAATTAATGTTAAGTACAGCGTATGCACAATACCCGACACAGGTGGCTTAGCCTCAATATGGTTCTCCTACGTTAGGAATTACTGCCCAAGCTTTGACCTAATTTACAGTAATGATGAATTCACGAAGCTGGCATTATCATACTGGAAGATACCTGTCTTCAATACCCCACTGTTCAATAAGGATAAGTTAAGCGGTACTAATATTAGGTTACTGATGGCGCTAGGTAAGGAGGAATGGGGTTCCCTGGTTCCTGAACCAGTGAGGGAATTCATTGAGAGGATTAATGGTGTTGAGAGGGTTAGGAAACTTGCAGTAATAGAGGGTATCCTTAAGAACGATGCTTAATTAAAATACCTCAATAACTTACGGAACTAAGCTGAGTTAATGGATACTTGTTTAAGGTTAATTAAGTAACGTAATTGGTGCCCCGGCCGGGATTTGAACCCGGGACCTTCCGGTTATGAGCCGGACACTCCACCCAGGCTGAGCTACCGGGGCTTAGTTAACATTAAGTTATGGATTTTATAAGTTTTTTCATAGGCTAATATTAGGGGTGGGATTACTTCTCATGGTAAAGTAACTCAACTATTGCACCAAGACTCTTCTTAGCGTCAACGTAGACATAGCCACCACCCTTAAACTTACCATCCTGCTCAACTGAACCA
The sequence above is drawn from the Caldivirga sp. genome and encodes:
- a CDS encoding nicotinamide-nucleotide adenylyltransferase; its protein translation is MRPLFIGRFQPVHLGHLSAIEWVLKQDGVDRVIVGIGSSNQSFTFKNPFTAGERIDMITEVLDSINVKYSVCTIPDTGGLASIWFSYVRNYCPSFDLIYSNDEFTKLALSYWKIPVFNTPLFNKDKLSGTNIRLLMALGKEEWGSLVPEPVREFIERINGVERVRKLAVIEGILKNDA